The following proteins come from a genomic window of Corallococcus sp. NCRR:
- a CDS encoding ATP-binding protein, translating into MIPDLAHLAARGESVTLELKRSTGELREAMHTLCAFANGQGGQVLLGVKPGGELIGQQVSEQTLHDIATARERFEPPLDLHIQSVEVASGRSVLVLTVGGISDSVPYTFDGRAYERVGNTTRKMAQERYELLLLERAHSRRRWENQEADEVPLQELDRQEVLRIVEAARSAGRLVGPVGRGLPELLDRLGVRHKGRLLRAAVVLFGKTFLPHHPQCELRMARFRGTDKTEFLDQRNVRGPAFRLLEEAELFCQRHFPLAGRIEPGRLQRVDRPLIPPDAMRELLVNAFIHRDYSIAGGAVSLAIFDDRVEIWSAGRYPKGITPESLTRPHLSVQRNPIIAEVFYRAGLIEKWGRGTNRVAEMCRAAGLSAPEFAEVTGAVVVTLRVNVGQTLAADWGELAPDLGDAPDGLGDAPDGLGDAPGGLGDAPGGLGDAPDGLGDAPDGLGDVAGRKEIDAKAREIIEKLGHRPRKAALREAILALTSLRPWPPTELAHELHYNPDKLTERHLKAMVEEGLLERTHPDTPKHPAQAYRATRRG; encoded by the coding sequence ATGATTCCAGACCTCGCCCACCTCGCCGCCAGGGGAGAATCCGTCACACTCGAGCTGAAGCGCTCGACCGGTGAATTGCGCGAGGCGATGCACACGCTCTGCGCCTTCGCGAATGGACAAGGAGGCCAGGTGCTGCTGGGCGTGAAGCCTGGCGGAGAGCTCATCGGCCAGCAGGTGAGCGAACAGACCCTGCATGACATCGCGACGGCACGCGAGCGCTTCGAGCCCCCGCTCGACCTCCACATCCAGAGCGTGGAGGTCGCTTCAGGGCGCAGCGTCCTCGTGCTCACCGTGGGCGGCATCAGTGATTCCGTGCCGTACACCTTTGATGGCCGCGCCTATGAGCGGGTGGGCAACACGACCCGCAAGATGGCGCAGGAGCGCTATGAATTGCTGTTGCTGGAACGTGCGCACAGCCGCCGTCGCTGGGAGAACCAGGAGGCCGATGAGGTTCCGCTCCAGGAGCTGGACCGCCAGGAGGTGCTGCGCATCGTCGAGGCGGCCCGCTCGGCCGGGCGCCTCGTAGGACCGGTGGGACGAGGCCTGCCCGAGTTGCTCGACCGCCTTGGCGTACGCCACAAGGGCAGGCTCCTGCGCGCGGCCGTCGTGCTCTTTGGCAAGACGTTTCTTCCCCACCATCCCCAGTGCGAGCTGCGGATGGCCCGGTTTCGGGGCACCGACAAGACCGAGTTCCTCGATCAACGCAACGTGCGCGGACCGGCCTTCCGGCTGCTCGAGGAGGCCGAGCTGTTCTGCCAGCGGCATTTCCCGTTGGCCGGCCGTATCGAACCGGGCCGACTGCAGCGTGTCGACCGTCCACTCATCCCGCCAGATGCGATGCGCGAGCTCCTGGTCAACGCCTTCATCCACCGTGACTACAGCATCGCGGGTGGCGCGGTATCGCTCGCCATCTTCGACGACCGCGTGGAGATATGGAGCGCGGGGCGGTATCCGAAAGGCATCACGCCTGAATCGCTCACCCGGCCGCATCTGTCGGTGCAGCGCAATCCCATCATCGCGGAGGTCTTCTACCGTGCCGGGCTCATCGAGAAATGGGGCCGGGGCACGAACCGTGTCGCCGAGATGTGCCGCGCAGCCGGACTCTCCGCCCCGGAGTTCGCCGAGGTCACGGGCGCCGTGGTCGTCACGCTGCGGGTGAATGTGGGACAGACCCTGGCCGCGGATTGGGGGGAGCTCGCGCCCGATCTGGGGGATGCTCCGGACGGATTGGGGGATGCTCCGGACGGATTGGGGGATGCTCCGGGCGGATTGGGGGATGCTCCGGGCGGATTGGGGGATGCTCCGGACGGATTGGGGGATGCTCCGGACGGATTGGGGGATGTCGCTGGCCGGAAGGAAATCGACGCGAAGGCGCGTGAAATCATCGAAAAGCTAGGTCACCGGCCCAGAAAGGCAGCCCTGCGCGAGGCCATCCTGGCGCTTACCTCGCTTCGTCCCTGGCCCCCCACGGAGCTTGCCCATGAGCTGCATTACAACCCGGACAAGCTGACGGAGCGGCATCTCAAGGCCATGGTCGAAGAGGGTCTCCTCGAACGGACCCACCCCGATACCCCCAAGCACCCCGCCCAGGCCTACCGGGCCACTCGCAGGGGCTGA
- a CDS encoding thioredoxin family protein — protein sequence MRIEHFTERAFQQQVLASGQVVLMYFWAPWCPPEYRLMDAWMEQVAARHRSAVRVVKVDVEKELVLAERYIIRAVPTLVVFKGGQMVDRAVGAMTRTAIRRMLEGHL from the coding sequence ATGCGAATCGAGCACTTCACGGAGCGCGCCTTCCAGCAGCAGGTGTTGGCGTCCGGGCAGGTGGTGTTGATGTATTTCTGGGCGCCCTGGTGTCCGCCGGAGTACCGGCTGATGGACGCATGGATGGAGCAGGTGGCGGCCCGGCACCGGAGCGCGGTGAGGGTGGTGAAGGTGGACGTGGAGAAGGAGCTGGTGCTCGCGGAGCGGTACATCATCCGCGCGGTGCCCACCCTGGTGGTCTTCAAGGGAGGGCAGATGGTGGACCGGGCCGTCGGAGCGATGACCCGGACCGCCATCCGGCGCATGCTGGAGGGGCACCTGTAG